Below is a window of Camelina sativa cultivar DH55 chromosome 11, Cs, whole genome shotgun sequence DNA.
NNNNNNNNNNNNNNNNNNNNNNNNNNNNNNNNNNNNNNNNNNNNNNNNNNNNNNNNNNNNNNNNNNNNNNNNNNNNNNNNNNNNNNNNNNNNNNNNNNNNNNNNNNNNNNNNNNNNNNNNNNNNNNNNNNNNNNNNNNNNNNNNNNNNNNNNNNNNNNNNNNNNNNNNNNNNNNNNNNNNNNNNNNNNNNNNNNNNNNNNNNNNNNNNNNNNNNNNNNNNNNNNNNNNNNNNNNNNNNNNNNNNNNNNNNNNNNNNNNNNNNNNNNNNNNNNNNNNNNNNNNNNNNNNNNNNNNNNNNNNNNNNNNNNNNNNNNNNNNNNNNNNNNNNNNNNNNNNNNNNNNNNNNNNNNNNNNNNNNNNNNNNNNNNNNNNNNNNNNNNNNNNNNNNNNNNNNNNNNNNNNNNNNNNNNNNNNNNNNNNNNNNNNNNNNNNNNNNNNNNNNNNNNNNNNNNNNNNNNNNNNNNNNNNNNNNNNNNNNNNNNNNNNNNNNNNNNNNNNNNNNNNNNNNNNNNNNNNNNNNNNNNNNNNNGTTGTGATTCTTTTCCTATTTTCCAATACGTAAGCTGTTGAATCCGGattgaaatatatgttttgtttgttgttgttgctgattcCTCTGTTCTGAAATCTGAAATAGTAgtgaatgtgtgtgtgtgtgtctttgtGTTGGGAGTTCTCATCTGGAAACTAGGATGAGTAGAAAGGAAAAGAGTATTCACGGTTAAGAGTATGATAATGTGTGTGTGTCTTTGTCTTCGGTTTGCATTGTAAAGATGTGACTGCGTTAGTCTTTACTAGTTTATGAGACGGTAGATTGTAGCTTCTGAGGTtctatgcttttgtttttttgagatGGTTTAGTTTGTATTCTGGCTATTCCTGTCATTATGTTTCATAAGATTGTGTTTTACTTGAATGTAGGCTAGGGGAAAGTATGTGGCTAAGCAAAAGAAGATTTCGCTGTTGTTGAATGATCTACAAACCATCATGGGAGACTTTTTATCTAGTCAGCCTGTTCTGGTGGCTGGAAATGATGTGAAATTTGCTTATAAGCTTGCAAGGGAATCAATACTTGCTAAGGTCACTCCTCATGAAGATCCTCGCCAAGCAAAAGCAACTAGGAAAGAGGAGTGTGCTATCTGTTTCAACGACATCTATGCTGAGCGCATGTTTTCTGTTGACAAATGCCGTCACCGCTTTTGCTTTCAATGTGTGAAACAACATGTAGAGGTGAAGCTGCTTCACGGATTGGTTCCGAAATGTCCCCACGGTGGCTGCAAGACTGAGCTGGTTATCGATGCCTGTGGCAAGCTTTTGACTCCAAAACTGAGTCAAATGTGGCAACAAAGAATCAAAGAGATTGCAGTACCTGTCACAGAGAGGGTTTACTGCCCTTACCCGAGGTGCTCGGCTTTGATGTCCAAAACCAAGATTGCTGAAACTGCCAAGAGCTTACTGTCTGTTTATCCCAAATCTGGAGTTAGGAGATGTGTCGAATGTCGTGGCCTCTTCTGTGTAGACTGTAAAGTTCCGTGGCATGGAAATCTATCCTGCACCGAGTATAAGAAATTGTATCCTAACCCTCCAGCAGATGATGTGAAGCTAAAGTCTCTTGCTAATAATAAGATGTGGCGCCAATGTGGCAAGTGCCAACACATGATTGAACTGACACAAGGGTGCAATCACATAACTTGCAGGTATCTATCGATTTCTCTACACATTTGATCCTCTTAAAACCTTTTATCAATAAGACAGATTGCAATCTTTCTGTGTTTAACTATTCGACATTCCCTTTGGTATTTTCGTTAGATGTGGGCATGAGTTTTGTTACAATTGCGGAGGTGGATGGAACAAGAAAACGGAGACTTGTGTAAAACGCTGCCCAACCTGGGATGAAGCATACATCATCACACGTCAAGATCCAGTGCGTGCCAATGTGGCTCCTAACAACTACTTTGATGATGTCATCACACGTCAAGATCCAGTGCGTGCCAATCTGGCTCCTAACAActactttgatgatgatgacgaggatgaggatgatgatgatgaggatgattaCGACTATGATGACTTCCTCCTTCATTTTGGGCATGCAATGAATGATCCTAAACCTGATGAGCCCTTCGACCCCTTCTTTGACTTGCCAGATGGTAATGTGTCCTTCCAAATCTCTCTAAAACCCTTGAATCTCATATACTTCATTCATACTAAAAGCACTCTCTGGTGAATCCTGTAGGTGTGATCTTTACCCCCGATATGCTGTCTCCCAAGAGTCGTCGCCAATTGTACCAgtcggatgatgatgattcagatgATAATGCTCCTGCAAATGAGTTTGGGGAATACTATACCCGTAATGATCTGGAAGCACAGAGTGCTAATGCGATGAATGATCCTAAGCCTGAAGAGCCCTTCGACCCCTTCTTCGACTTGCCAGATGGTAATGTGTCCTTCTAAATCTCTCTAAAACCGTTGAATCTCATATACTTCATACTAAAAGCACTCTCTGGTGAATCCTGTAGGTGTGATCTTTAACCCCGATATGCTGTCTCCCAAGAGTCGTCGCCAATTGTACCAgacggatgatgatgattcagatgATAATGCTCCTGCAAATGAGTTTGGGGAATACTATACCCGTAATGATCTGGAAGCACAGAGTGCTAATGCGATGAATGATCCTAAGCCTGAAGAGCCCTTCGACCCCTTCTTCGACTTGCCAGATGGTAATGTGTCCTTCTAAATCTCTCTAAAACCGTTGAATCTCATATACTTCATACTAAAAGCACTCTCTGGTGAATCCTGTAGGTGTGATCTTTAACCCCGATATGCTGTCTCCCAAGAGTCGTCGCCAATTGTACCAgacggatgatgatgatgcagatgATAATGCTCCTGCAAATGAGTTTGGGGAATACTATACCCGTAATAATCTGGAAGCACTCTGTGCTAATGCAGATGAAGATGACGAATACTTTGGAAAGTATGGAAGGTACACTGGAGGACTACACGAACCCTTTCCATCCTGACTATCCTCATTTCTGAGATTTGGTTTGGCACCAAAGTTGGtatcttttgcttttgtattttccACGTCCAAACTCTTTCctatgctctctctctctctttaatctttttttgagGTTCATGCTTTTATGACTTTTTGTGCTGTATGACGGATGTATGAGTTTGGGTAATCTTTGAATTTGTAGACAACTTGGGTTTAAAGTTAGGGCAATGTTTTCGTTTTACGTCTTTTTCGTAAGTTGTTTGTTGACTTGctcatctttttgtttccctTCAATGAGATTTGATAGCGAACTGAATTACACGCTGTACCACCTTACGGGAACAAAGATCATTTCATCAAATTTGAGCAAAATGTATTATAATTTCAATGATAGACTCCAAAAAATTTCTAACTGGTTCTCGGGATTTATGCCTAACTCATCGACGAAATTAGTGTATTTAAACATTACTTAATAACAAATATGTTAtcagtttgccaaaaaaaaaaaaaaattacaaatatgttatcaCTGTATTTAGTAGCCCATTACGAAAGGGCCGATATCGGGCCGGATAAAACCCAGTTTACATCGCCCACCCACCCAAATTACCCTTAAGGcaaatactttttttcttcttctcagttgTCATCACCGTCTCCGAATCTCCCAGCCGGAGATATCACTCGCCGTCTTTTTTTNNNNNNNNNNNNNNNNNNNNNNNNNNNNNNNNNNNNNNNNNNNNNNNNNNNNNNNNNNNNNNNNNNNNNNNNNNNNNNNNNNNNNNNNNNNNNNNNNNNNNNNNNNNNNNNNNNNNNNNNNNNNNNNNNNNNNNNNNNNNNNNNNNNNNNNNNNNNNNNNNNNNNNNNNNNNNNNNNNNNNNNNNNNNNNNNNNNNNNNNNNNNNNNNNNNNNNNNNNNNNNNNNNNNNNNNNNNNNNNNNNNNNNNNNNNNNNNNNNNNNNNNNNNNNNNNNNNNNNNNNNNNNNNNNNNNNNNNNNNNNNNNNNNNNNNNNNNNNNNNNNNNNNNNNNNNNNNNNNNNNNNNNNNNNNNNNNNNNNNNNNNNNNNNNNNNNNNNNNNNNNNNNNNNNNNNNNNNNNNNNNNNNNNNNNNNNNNNNNNNNNNNNNNNNNNNNNNNNNNNNNNNNNNNNNNNNNNNNNNNNNNNNNNNNNNNNNNNNNNNNNNNNNNNNNNNNNNNNNNNNNNNNNNNNNNNNNNNNNNNNNNNNNNNNNNNNNNNNNNNNNNNNNNNNNNNNNNNNNNNNNNNNNNNNNNNNNNNNNNNNNNNNNNNNNNNNNNNNNNNNNNNNNNNNNNNNNNNNNNNNNNNNNNNNNNNNNNNNNNNNNNNNNNNNNNNNNNNNNNNNNNNNNNNNNNNNNNNNNNNNNNNNNNNNNNNNNNNNNNNNNNNNNNNNNNNNNNNNNNNNNNNNNNNNNNNNNNNNNNNNNNNNNNNNNNNNNNNNNNNNNNNNNNNNNNNNNNNNNNNNNNNNNNNNNNNNNNNNNNNNNNNNNNNNNNNNNNNNNNNNNNNNNNNNNNNNNNNNNNNNNNNNNNNNNNNNNNNNNNNNNNNNNNNNNNNNNNNNNNNNNNNNNNNNNNNNNNNNNNNNNNNNNNNNNNNNNNNNNNNNNNNNNNNNNNNNNNNNNNNNNNNNNNNNNNNNNNNNNNNNNNNNNNNNNNNNNNNNNNNNNNNNNNNNNNNNNNNNNNNNNNNNNNNNNNNNNNNNNNNNNNNNNNNNNNNNNNNNNNNNNNNNNNNNNNNNNNNNNNNNNNNNNNNNNNNNNNNNNNNNNNNNNNNNNNNNNNNNNNNNNNNNNNNNNNNNNNNNNNNNNNNNNNNNNNNNNNNNNNNNNNNNNNNNNNNNNNNNNNNNNNNNNNNNNNNNNNNNNNNNNNNNNNNNNNNNNNNNNNNNNNNNNNNNNNNNNNNNNNNNNNNNNNNNNNNNNNNNNNNNNNNNNNNNNNNNNNNNNNNNNNNNNNNNNNNNNNNNNNNNNNNNNNNNNNNNNNNNNNNNNNNNNNNNNNNNNNNNNNNNNNNNNNNNNNNNNNNNNNNNNNNNNNNNNNNNNNNNNNNNNNNNNNNNNNNNNNNNNNNNNNNNNNNNNNNNNNNNNNNNNNNNNNNNNNNNNNNNNNNNNNNNNNNNNNNNNNNNNNNNNNNNNNNNNNNNNNNNNNNNNNNNNNNNNNNNNNNNNNNNNNNNNNNNNNNNNNNNNNNNNNNNNNNNNNNNNNNNNNNNNNNNNNNNNNNNNNNNNNNNNNNNNNNNNNNNNNNNNNNNNNNNNNNNNNNNNNNNNNNNNNNNNNNNNNNNNNNNNNNNNNNNNNNNNNNNNNNNNNNNNNNNNNNNNNNNNNNNNNNNNNNNNNNNNNNNNNNNNNNNNNNNNNNNNNNNNNNNNNNNNNNNNNNNNNNNNNNNNNNNNNNNNNNNNNNNNNNNNNNNNNNNNNNNNNNNNNNNNNNNNNNNNNNNNNNNNNNNNNNNNNNNNNNNNNNNNNNNNNNNNNNNNNNNNNNNNNNNNNNNNNNNNNNNNNNNNNNNNNNNNNNNNNNNNNNNNNNNNNNNNNNNNNNNNNNNNNNNNNNNNNNNNNNNNNNNNNNNNNNNNNNNNNNNNNNNNNNNNNNNNNNNNNNNNNNNNNNNNNNNNNNNNNNNNNNNNNNNNNNNNNNNNNNNNNNNNNNNNNNNNNNNNNNNNNNNNNNNNNNNNNNNNNNNNNNNNNNNNNNNNNNNNNNNNNNNNNNNNNNNNNNNNNNNNNNNNNNNNNNNNNNNNNNNNNNNNNNNNNNNNNNNNNNNNNNNNNNNNNNNNNNNNNNNNNNNNNNNNNNNNNNNNNNNNNNNNNNNNNNNNNNNNNNNNNNNNNNNNNNNNNNNNNNNNNNNNNNNNNNNNNNNNNNNNNNNNNNNNNNNNNNNNNNNNNNNNNNNNNNNNNNNNNNNNNNNNNNNNNNNNNNNNNNNNNNNNNNNNNNNNNNNNNNNNNNNNNNNNNNNNNNNNNNNNNNNNNNNNNNNNNNNNNNNNNNNNNNNNNNNNNNNNNNNNNNNNNNNNNNNNNNNNNNNNNNNNNNNNNNNNNNNNNNNNNNNNNNNNNNNNNNNNNNNNNNNNNNNNNNNNNNNNNNNNNNNNNNNNNNNNNNNNNNNNNNNNNNNNNNNNNNNNNNNNNNNNNNNNNNNNNNNNNNNNNNNNNNNNNNNNNNNNNNNNNNNNNNNNNNNNNNNNNNNNNNNNNNNNNNNNNNNNNNNNNNNNNNNNNNNNNNNNNNNNNNNNNNNNNNNNNNNNNNNNNNNNNNNNNNNNNNNNNNNNNNNNNNNNNNNNNNNNNNNNNNNNNNNNNNNNNNNNNNNNNNNNNNNNNNNNNNNNNNNNNNNNNNNNNNNNNNNNNNNNNNNNNNNNNNNNNNNNNNNNNNNNNNNNNNNNNNNNNNNNNNNNNNNNNNNNNNNNNNNNNNNNNNNNNNNNNNNNNNNNNNNNNNNNNNNNNNNNNNNNNNNNNNNNNNNNNNNNNNNNNNNNNNNNNNNNNNNNNNNNNNNNNNNNNNNNNNNNNNNNNNNNNNNNNNNNNNNNNNNNNNNNNNNNNNNNNNNNNNNNNNNNNNNNNNNNNNNNNNNNNNNNNNNNNNNNNNNNNNNNNNNNNNNNNNNNNNNNNNNNNNNNNNNNNNNNNNNNNNNNNNNNNNNNNNNNNNNNNNNNNNNNNNNNNNNNNNNNNNNNNNNNNNNNNNNNNNNNNNNNNNNNNNNNNNNNNNNNNNNNNNNNNNNNNNNNNNNNNNNNNNNNNNNNNNNNNNNNNNNNNNNNNNNNNNNNNNNNNNNNNNNNNNNNNNNNNNNNNNNNNNNNNNNNNNNNNNNNNNNNNNNNNNNNNNNNNNNNNNNNNNNNNNNNNNNNNNNNNNNNNNNNNNNNNNNNNNNNNNNNNNNNNNNNNNNNNNNNNNNNNNNNNNNNNNNNNNNNNNNNNNNNNNNNNNNNNNNNNNNNNNNNNNNNNNNNNNNNNNNNNNNNNNNNNNNNNNNNNNNNNNNNNNNNNNNNNNNNNNNNNNNNNNNNNNNNNNNNNNNNNNNNNNNNNNNNNNNNTTTCACTCCCGGTGACGATAGATTCAACAATCCCGCTTTTTCTAAATTAGCTCAAATAAATCCACTGTTTGAAGTCCCCATCTGTTGGGATTTGCAGCAGCAATGCAAACGTCTCGTAGTCAAGAAGCTGAGGCGGAGATTAAATGTGCTTCGACTTGTTGCTTGAGCTTTCTACGAAATAGCCTGAAGGAAGGTTCGTCATTTCTTAGTATATTGTCATATTGCAGAAATTTGCCGTCACATTTATATTGTTCTGTGACTGTAATCTGGTTATGATATTGTTCCTTCCTTATATTGTTCATCATTTGTCTGCCTGCAGAATATTTGGAATAGCCAtgaaatcttaggaaatatagGTGGAAACTTCCCGTAAAGCGTGTGGATATGAGACTATTGAGTTTGTTAAAGGCAAGATTGAAATTGTCAGTATTCAATAAAGTTGACCTTTGACACAATGTCATAATATACATTACTGTATTAAAAAAGTTATCTACCTTATAGTATCCTATATTATCCTAATGTCAATGAGTATTTTGAGCcccatattttaatttataccgTGAAACACGATAGAATTCTTATCCGTTAATTTAatgatttgacaaaaaaaaaactttgaagtCATGTCCAAATGATCCAGTGGTTCTGCCAACTGGATTACTTGTTTTTATCAATAGATTTGTTTTGCACCGTCGCCCTCTTCTTTTCAATGATCAGTGAGCCTTTTGACATTTTCCTCTTTAAATAATTGTACTAAAGACTAATCTTTTTTACCGCTTTTCTTTTGTGTCTAATGGAATATATTTTTGCTGTCTTCGACTTTGACAGGTGTTCAAAAGTCTTACTAAGGGAAAAGGTTATATACCATTAAAGATTCCAAATACCAAAAGCAGTCGTAATATTTGACTCTGAAGTCGTATTCAATGGGTGTACaaaccaaagagaaagagataattGTTAAGTAATTGGAGCAGAGAGAagtaaacaaaagcaaaagcgAAACGATAACTCTCTCTGTTAGTGTCATTTCCAATGATTCGAGGATTGCTTCTGGGAATCATCTGGGTGATATTTTGTGTTTGTCCATCATTTCAACAAGAGACGACGTTTCTTTACAACAACTTTGGTCAAGCTGATGACCATCTTCACCTTGACGGTAGTGCAAGAATCATTCCCCGTGGTGGTGGTATCCTGCAACTGACAAATGCAACGGGTTCTCAAATAGCTCATGTTTTCTTCAAGAAGCCGATTGAGTTCAAATCATCTGAATCAGTCTCCTTCTCGACACATTTTGTGTGTGCACTGCTCCCTGCAGGTGATCCGAGTGGCCATGGCATAACTTTTTTTCTGTCTGATTCCACTGGTTTTAAAGGCGCAGAGGCAACTCGATACTTCGGGATTTTCAACAGAAGTGGATCTACTTCCACACGTGTGTTGGCTGTAGAGCTTGATACTTCTATTGCTTCAGATGTGAAAGACATCAGCGATAATCATGTTGGGATTGATGTCAACAGCGCCGTGTCTGTGACATCTGCCAACGCTTCTTATTTTTCAGAcaaagaagggaagaagatagACATAAATCTCTTGAGTGGTGATCCTATCCAGGTTTGGGTGGACTATCAAGGAACAACACTGAACGTTTCATTGGCTCCtcttaaaaacaagaaaccaagcCAACCTCTTTTGTCAAACACAACAATCAATCTTACTGATATTTTGCAAAGTAGAAGAATGTTTGTCGGGTTTTCTGGTTCAACCGGGTCAAGCATGAGTTTCCAGTACGTACTCGGGTGGAGATTCAGCAAAAGCATGGCGTCTCTGCTCGACATTGACATCTCAAAACTTCCCAAGATTCCTCACACTAACACTAAAAAGAACTCTCCATCTCTTGCGCTCAGTGTTCTGCTTGGTTTAATAGCTTTCTTAGTTTTGGGGATTCTTGTTGCAGCTTATTTGTATAGGAGAAACTTGTACTCTGAAGTAAGAGAGGAATGGGAAAAGGAGTATGGTCCACTCAGGTATTCCTACAAATCTCTATACAAAGCAACAAAGGGGTTCAATCGGAATGAATTTCTTGGGAGGGGAGGTTTTGGTGAAGTCTACAAAGGCACTCTATCTCGGAGCAGAGAGCTGAGAGAAGTAGCTGTGAAGCGAGTATCACATGATGGTGAGCACGGTATGAAGCAATTTGTTGCTGAGATCGTGAGCATGAGGAGTTTAAAACACCGAAGCTTGGTT
It encodes the following:
- the LOC104729012 gene encoding uncharacterized protein LOC104729012, which gives rise to MGDFLSSQPVLVAGNDVKFAYKLARESILAKVTPHEDPRQAKATRKEECAICFNDIYAERMFSVDKCRHRFCFQCVKQHVEVKLLHGLVPKCPHGGCKTELVIDACGKLLTPKLSQMWQQRIKEIAVPVTERVYCPYPRCSALMSKTKIAETAKSLLSVYPKSGVRRCVECRGLFCVDCKVPWHGNLSCTEYKKLYPNPPADDVKLKSLANNKMWRQCGKCQHMIELTQGCNHITCRCGHEFCYNCGGGWNKKTETCVKRCPTWDEAYIITRQDPVRANVAPNNYFDDVITRQDPVRANLAPNNYFDDDDEDEDDDDEDDYDYDDFLLHFGHAMNDPKPDEPFDPFFDLPDGVIFTPDMLSPKSRRQLYQSDDDDSDDNAPANEFGEYYTRNDLEAQSANAMNDPKPEEPFDPFFDLPDGVIFNPDMLSPKSRRQLYQTDDDDSDDNAPANEFGEYYTRNDLEAQSANAMNDPKPEEPFDPFFDLPDGVIFNPDMLSPKSRRQLYQTDDDDADDNAPANEFGEYYTRNNLEALCANADEDDEYFGKYGRYTGGLHEPFPS
- the LOC104726620 gene encoding L-type lectin-domain containing receptor kinase I.7-like — protein: MIRGLLLGIIWVIFCVCPSFQQETTFLYNNFGQADDHLHLDGSARIIPRGGGILQLTNATGSQIAHVFFKKPIEFKSSESVSFSTHFVCALLPAGDPSGHGITFFLSDSTGFKGAEATRYFGIFNRSGSTSTRVLAVELDTSIASDVKDISDNHVGIDVNSAVSVTSANASYFSDKEGKKIDINLLSGDPIQVWVDYQGTTLNVSLAPLKNKKPSQPLLSNTTINLTDILQSRRMFVGFSGSTGSSMSFQYVLGWRFSKSMASLLDIDISKLPKIPHTNTKKNSPSLALSVLLGLIAFLVLGILVAAYLYRRNLYSEVREEWEKEYGPLRYSYKSLYKATKGFNRNEFLGRGGFGEVYKGTLSRSRELREVAVKRVSHDGEHGMKQFVAEIVSMRSLKHRSLVPLLGYCRRKHELLLVSEYMPNGSLDHYLFDHDRSSLPWWRRLMILKDIASALSYLHTEADQVVIHRDIKAANVMLDAEFNGRLGDFGMSRLYDRGADPSTTAAVGTVGYMAPELTTMGASTGTDVYAFGVFLLEVTCGRRPVEPGLPAAKRFLIKWVGECWKRSSLIDARDPRLTEFLSQEVEKVLKLGLLCANLAPDLRPAMEQVVQYLNGNLALPEFWPNSPGIGVLTPMALSPAPLVIPSLSFSSSSSNNSMFITHSVLYGSGR